A genomic region of Mycobacterium senriense contains the following coding sequences:
- a CDS encoding glutathione S-transferase family protein, which translates to MASYVAPAGEFTRDTNYITTRITADGRDGYPVEPGRYRLIVARACPWANRAIIVRRLLGLESVLSIGFCGPTHDERSWTFDLDPGGVDPVLKIPRLQDAYFKRFPDYPKGITVPAIVDVGTGAVVTNDFAQMTLDFSTEWSAYHRDGAPELYPERLRAEIDEVSKRVYTEINNGVYRCGFAGSQQAYEAAYDRLFTALDWVSERLSTQRFLVGDTITEADVRLFTTLARFDPVYHGHFKCNRSKLSEMPVLWAYARDLFQTPGFGDTVDFVQIKQHYYIVHADINPTRIVPKGPDLTNWLSPHGRESLGGKPFGTGTPPGPPVEGERVPAGHGA; encoded by the coding sequence ATGGCTTCCTATGTTGCTCCGGCAGGTGAATTCACCCGCGACACCAACTACATCACCACTCGCATCACCGCCGATGGGCGCGACGGCTATCCCGTCGAGCCCGGGCGGTATCGGCTGATCGTCGCCCGCGCCTGCCCGTGGGCGAACCGCGCCATCATCGTGCGCCGCCTGCTCGGCCTGGAAAGTGTTCTCTCCATTGGGTTTTGCGGTCCAACGCACGACGAGCGCAGTTGGACGTTCGATCTGGATCCCGGTGGTGTCGACCCGGTGCTGAAGATCCCGCGGCTGCAGGACGCCTATTTCAAGCGGTTTCCCGACTACCCCAAGGGCATCACGGTGCCCGCGATCGTCGACGTCGGCACCGGTGCGGTGGTCACCAACGACTTCGCGCAGATGACCCTGGATTTCTCGACGGAATGGTCGGCCTATCACCGCGACGGGGCGCCCGAGCTGTATCCCGAACGGCTGCGCGCGGAGATCGACGAGGTGAGCAAGCGGGTCTACACCGAGATCAACAACGGCGTGTACCGGTGCGGGTTCGCCGGTTCGCAGCAGGCCTACGAGGCGGCCTACGATCGGTTGTTCACCGCGCTGGACTGGGTGAGCGAGCGGCTGAGCACTCAGCGATTCCTGGTGGGCGACACCATCACCGAGGCCGACGTGCGGCTGTTCACCACCCTGGCCCGCTTCGACCCGGTGTATCACGGGCACTTCAAATGCAATCGCAGCAAATTGAGCGAGATGCCGGTGCTGTGGGCCTACGCGCGCGACCTGTTCCAGACCCCGGGTTTCGGTGACACCGTCGACTTCGTCCAGATCAAGCAGCACTACTACATCGTGCACGCCGACATCAATCCCACCCGGATCGTGCCCAAGGGTCCGGACCTGACCAATTGGCTATCCCCGCACGGGCGAGAGAGCTTGGGCGGCAAGCCCTTCGGGACGGGTACACCGCCCGGCCCACCGGTCGAAGGTGAACGCGTGCCCGCCGGCCACGGGGCCTGA